The following proteins are co-located in the Streptococcus downei MFe28 genome:
- a CDS encoding alpha/beta hydrolase: MRRTKLNNYYLEMEEHYLHVPYYDEERRIRVLLPKDYAKEDWASYPVLYMHDGQNIFYSKESFSGYSWKIIPTIKKHKELPKLIIVGIDNAEGNRLNEYAPWMTDVGTTPETASVGGDGMAYGEWVINTVKPFIDKTYRTKPDREHTLLAGSSMGGIITAYMGAAYPETFGGLGVFSLASWFSERDFLRYCDSHPLDKSTKVYIQVGTKEGDEVDEAFAPNMNQAYIDCSLHYYQSLLRTGSPMENLDLRVMANEIHHEKYWADHFLEFLKFTLKE; the protein is encoded by the coding sequence ATGAGACGAACCAAGCTCAACAATTATTATTTAGAAATGGAAGAGCACTATCTGCATGTCCCCTACTATGATGAGGAAAGGCGAATTCGGGTGCTCCTGCCCAAGGACTATGCCAAGGAAGACTGGGCCAGCTACCCTGTTCTCTATATGCACGATGGTCAAAATATTTTCTATAGCAAGGAATCCTTCTCTGGCTACTCCTGGAAGATTATCCCGACCATCAAGAAGCATAAGGAATTGCCTAAGTTGATTATCGTCGGCATTGACAATGCTGAAGGCAACCGCCTCAATGAATATGCTCCTTGGATGACCGATGTCGGCACCACACCTGAAACCGCTAGTGTTGGTGGCGATGGCATGGCCTATGGCGAATGGGTAATCAATACGGTCAAGCCCTTCATTGACAAAACCTACCGCACCAAGCCTGACCGCGAGCATACCCTGCTGGCAGGCTCATCCATGGGAGGCATTATTACTGCCTATATGGGGGCTGCCTACCCAGAAACTTTTGGGGGTCTAGGGGTCTTCTCTCTAGCCTCTTGGTTTAGTGAACGAGATTTCCTACGTTACTGCGACAGCCATCCCCTAGATAAAAGTACTAAGGTTTATATTCAAGTGGGAACTAAGGAGGGAGACGAGGTTGATGAAGCCTTTGCTCCTAATATGAACCAGGCTTATATTGACTGTAGCCTCCACTACTACCAATCACTTCTGAGAACTGGTAGCCCGATGGAAAATCTTGACCTACGCGTCATGGCCAACGAAATCCACCACGAGAAATACTGGGCAGACCACTTTTTAGAATTTTTGAAATTTACCCTGAAAGAATGA
- the metE gene encoding 5-methyltetrahydropteroyltriglutamate--homocysteine S-methyltransferase, whose translation MTKISSLGYPRLGENREWKKLIESYWSKKITQQELFEGAKALRTDFLKKQLNAGLDLIPVGDFSFYDQILDLSVQFNIIPKRFSKEEVDIDLYFSIARGNKENVASAMKKWFNTNYHYIVPEWTKQRPKLNNNRLLELYLEAREIVGEKAKPVITGPITYVALSSGVEDFTAAVKSLLPLYKQVFKELVDAGAVYIQIDEPIFVTDEGSEYLEAAKGVYGYFAKEIPQAKFIFQTYFEALINAESLSQLPVAAFGLDFVHGLEENLAALTSGLFKGKEIFAGVIDGRNIWSSDFVKTAELLKTIKENTAEVIVQPSCSLLHVPVTAKNETGLETVLRNGLAFADEKLQEVKLLAEKLDGRETPAYKEHIAHFEALQAADFRNVELENAEQAATKRASSFEKRRDLQQKKLHLPLLPTTTIGSFPQSQEIRRTRLAWKRGRISDEDYQGFINAEIKRWIKIQEDLDLDVLVHGEFERVDMVEFFGQQLAGFATTKLGWVQSYGSRAVKPPIIYGDVQHIKPLTVRETVYAQSLTDRPVKGMLTGPITITNWSFERTDIPRRQLFDQIGLAIKDEIKLLEDAGIAIIQVDEAALREGLPLRKAKQKAYLDDAVRAFHIATSSVKDETQIHTHMCYSKFDEIIDSIRALDADVISIETSRSHGDIIESFETAVYPLGIGLGVYDIHSPRVPTKEEVIANIERPLHKLSPKQFWVNPDCGLKTRQEPETLAALKVLVAATKEVRRKLGS comes from the coding sequence ATGACAAAAATTTCTAGTTTAGGCTATCCGCGTTTAGGAGAAAATCGTGAATGGAAAAAGCTGATTGAATCTTACTGGTCAAAAAAAATCACTCAGCAAGAACTATTTGAGGGTGCTAAAGCATTGCGCACAGATTTTTTGAAAAAACAGCTAAATGCAGGATTAGATTTAATTCCGGTTGGTGATTTTTCCTTTTATGATCAGATTTTGGATTTGTCTGTGCAGTTCAATATTATTCCTAAGCGCTTTTCTAAAGAAGAAGTAGATATTGATTTATACTTTTCTATTGCACGGGGAAATAAAGAAAATGTCGCTTCTGCCATGAAGAAATGGTTTAATACTAATTATCACTACATCGTTCCAGAGTGGACAAAACAACGTCCTAAACTTAATAATAATCGGCTTTTGGAACTTTATTTAGAAGCAAGAGAGATTGTGGGAGAGAAAGCAAAGCCCGTTATCACAGGCCCTATTACCTATGTAGCCCTGTCATCGGGGGTTGAAGACTTCACTGCTGCTGTAAAAAGTCTCCTGCCGCTCTACAAACAAGTCTTCAAGGAATTAGTTGACGCAGGTGCAGTCTATATTCAGATTGACGAGCCTATCTTTGTGACTGATGAGGGGTCTGAATATCTTGAAGCAGCAAAAGGCGTTTATGGTTATTTTGCTAAGGAAATTCCTCAAGCTAAGTTTATCTTTCAAACTTACTTTGAAGCTTTGATCAATGCCGAAAGCCTATCTCAACTCCCTGTTGCAGCTTTTGGACTTGATTTTGTCCATGGTCTTGAAGAAAATCTTGCAGCTTTGACATCAGGACTTTTTAAAGGTAAGGAAATCTTTGCAGGTGTGATTGATGGCCGTAATATCTGGAGTTCTGATTTTGTGAAGACTGCTGAACTCTTAAAGACGATCAAGGAAAATACTGCTGAGGTGATCGTACAGCCTTCTTGTTCACTTTTGCATGTGCCTGTGACTGCTAAAAATGAGACGGGTTTGGAAACTGTTTTACGAAATGGTCTGGCCTTTGCTGATGAAAAATTGCAGGAAGTCAAACTTTTGGCAGAAAAGCTGGACGGCCGAGAAACACCTGCTTATAAAGAGCATATCGCTCATTTTGAAGCCCTTCAAGCTGCCGATTTCAGAAATGTTGAATTGGAAAATGCAGAGCAAGCAGCGACTAAGCGTGCCAGCAGTTTTGAAAAGAGAAGAGATCTGCAGCAGAAAAAACTGCATTTACCGCTTTTGCCAACGACAACGATCGGTTCTTTTCCGCAGTCGCAGGAAATCAGACGGACGCGTTTAGCTTGGAAACGCGGCAGAATCAGCGATGAGGATTATCAAGGCTTTATAAATGCTGAGATTAAACGCTGGATCAAGATTCAGGAGGATTTAGACCTTGATGTTTTAGTGCATGGTGAATTTGAGCGAGTCGATATGGTCGAATTTTTTGGTCAGCAGCTGGCAGGTTTTGCTACGACAAAGCTTGGCTGGGTGCAGTCTTACGGTTCTAGGGCTGTGAAACCGCCTATTATTTACGGAGATGTGCAGCACATAAAACCCTTGACCGTCCGTGAAACGGTTTACGCGCAGAGTTTGACTGACCGTCCGGTCAAAGGCATGTTGACAGGGCCGATTACAATTACCAACTGGTCTTTTGAACGCACAGATATTCCGCGAAGACAGCTCTTTGATCAAATTGGTCTAGCCATCAAAGATGAAATCAAACTTCTGGAAGATGCCGGTATTGCTATCATCCAAGTCGACGAAGCTGCCCTTCGTGAAGGGCTACCACTGCGCAAGGCTAAGCAAAAGGCCTATCTTGATGATGCCGTTCGGGCCTTTCATATTGCTACATCTTCCGTTAAAGATGAAACGCAGATCCACACGCACATGTGCTATTCTAAATTTGATGAAATCATTGATTCTATTCGGGCACTTGATGCGGATGTGATCTCTATTGAAACTAGCCGCAGTCATGGGGACATTATCGAATCTTTTGAGACAGCTGTCTATCCACTGGGCATAGGCTTAGGTGTTTACGATATCCACTCACCGCGTGTACCGACTAAAGAAGAAGTTATTGCTAATATCGAAAGGCCTCTTCATAAACTATCTCCTAAACAGTTTTGGGTCAATCCTGACTGCGGGCTGAAAACCCGCCAAGAGCCTGAAACGCTTGCAGCTCTCAAAGTTTTAGTCGCAGCAACCAAGGAAGTTCGCAGAAAACTAGGAAGCTGA
- a CDS encoding MBL fold metallo-hydrolase, translated as MKIYTIKNQVALENTYILENEHALLVIDPGSNGQEILTKLTDLAKPVAAVLLTHAHYDHIISLDAVRDHFQEPPVYISEQEASWLGSPVDNLSGLPRHDDMADVTARPADHFYRYRQNYELAGFNFSVVPTPGHSWGSVSLIFRTDEIVFSGDALFCETIGRTDLPTGNGQQLLDSIRRELFTLPNHYQVYPGHGFDTTIGHEKTFNPFFRS; from the coding sequence ATGAAAATTTATACCATTAAAAATCAAGTTGCTCTTGAAAACACCTATATTTTGGAAAATGAGCACGCGCTTCTAGTTATTGATCCTGGCAGCAATGGTCAAGAAATTCTGACTAAGCTAACTGACTTGGCTAAGCCTGTCGCCGCAGTGCTTTTGACCCATGCTCACTATGACCATATCATAAGTCTGGATGCTGTTCGCGACCACTTCCAAGAACCGCCTGTTTATATTTCTGAGCAAGAGGCTAGTTGGCTAGGCAGTCCTGTCGACAACCTGTCAGGCCTCCCCCGCCATGATGATATGGCAGATGTCACAGCTAGACCTGCTGATCACTTCTACCGCTACCGCCAGAACTATGAATTGGCTGGCTTTAATTTCTCAGTTGTCCCGACACCCGGACACTCCTGGGGCAGCGTCTCCCTAATTTTCAGGACTGATGAGATTGTCTTTTCGGGCGATGCCCTCTTCTGCGAGACCATTGGTCGAACTGATCTTCCGACTGGCAATGGCCAGCAGCTCCTGGACTCCATTCGCAGAGAACTTTTTACGCTACCTAACCACTACCAAGTTTATCCCGGCCACGGTTTTGATACCACTATTGGTCATGAGAAAACTTTCAATCCATTTTTTAGAAGTTAG
- a CDS encoding bifunctional DnaQ family exonuclease/ATP-dependent helicase, translated as MTDKKQGRKYAVVDLEATSASTTAQIIQVGIVIVEQGQIVQTYQTDVNPHEALTQHIIDLTGITDQQLAQAPDFSQVAGDIFQLIQDCIFVAHNVKFDANLLAEQLFLEGYELRTPRVDTVELSQVFFPTLERYRLSDLAKYLDLDLTHAHTAIADAYATAQLLISIQEKIASLPRLTVERILDFADHLIYESRLLIEEVYQGMPTMVPKDFVEVHNLLLRREPPLLKERHLSKDFATNLALLDLEERPQQEAFADKLAQYYDQPNPLFIQAQTGLGKTYAYLLTLLTKVKDQKIIVTVPTKVLQDQIMEQEGQRLAQVFQINLHSLKGPSNYIKLDAFVASLAKEDSNRLVNRYKMQLLVWLTQTKTGDLDEIKQKQRFEAYFDQIRHDGDLSQHSPFWNYDFWNRSFERTKHSRVIITNHAYFLTRVEDDKDFIRNQVLVVDEAQKLFLNLEQFSRRQVNLTRVMKELHSHLENPASHLQGRIMESLQFELSQVSQNYYKNHQVSLQKTAVNQIRQDLAELDGHDFQELKEAFAPVFSDFWLSQDWSAEHRVTKLNSARLDFMNFQKFLPETAKTYFISASLDISERLSLPDLLGFEAYDYLNLTQEPIRGQKIWLDSSMPNIPDLSAQTYAQKIARRMLDLSQLKQPILVLFNAKKPMFDVSEKLEQAGLSHLCQHKNGSAANVKRRFDKGEAGILLGTGSFWEGVDFANQDSLIEVITRLPFDNPEDPFIKKINRQLREQGKHPFYDYSLPVTILRLKQAIGRSKRWEQQRSAVIILDKRILTKHYGSLIYQSLAQEFPLAEGKFSGILPELAHFFKNI; from the coding sequence ATGACGGACAAGAAACAAGGACGAAAATATGCCGTCGTTGATTTAGAAGCCACCAGTGCCTCTACGACGGCTCAGATTATTCAGGTTGGGATTGTCATTGTTGAGCAGGGTCAAATCGTCCAGACCTACCAGACCGATGTCAATCCTCATGAGGCCTTGACCCAGCATATTATTGACTTAACCGGTATTACCGACCAGCAACTGGCCCAGGCACCTGACTTTTCCCAGGTAGCCGGAGACATCTTCCAACTGATTCAGGACTGTATCTTTGTTGCCCACAATGTGAAATTTGATGCTAATCTTCTAGCAGAACAACTGTTTTTGGAAGGCTATGAGCTAAGAACGCCAAGGGTGGACACAGTTGAGCTTTCTCAAGTCTTTTTCCCCACGCTGGAGCGCTATCGCTTGTCGGATTTGGCCAAGTACTTGGACTTGGACCTGACCCATGCTCACACGGCCATAGCAGATGCTTACGCGACCGCTCAGTTACTCATCAGTATTCAGGAAAAAATTGCAAGTCTCCCTCGCTTGACGGTTGAACGGATTTTGGATTTTGCGGACCATCTCATCTATGAATCCCGTCTTCTTATTGAAGAAGTCTATCAAGGCATGCCGACCATGGTCCCTAAGGATTTTGTGGAAGTCCATAATCTCCTTTTAAGACGAGAGCCTCCTCTTTTAAAGGAGCGCCACCTCTCAAAAGACTTTGCGACCAATCTGGCCCTTCTAGATTTAGAAGAAAGACCTCAGCAGGAAGCCTTCGCTGACAAATTAGCCCAATACTATGACCAGCCCAATCCCCTTTTCATTCAGGCCCAGACTGGCCTAGGTAAGACCTATGCCTATCTCCTAACGCTCCTGACTAAGGTCAAGGACCAAAAGATTATTGTGACTGTCCCAACCAAGGTGCTCCAAGATCAGATTATGGAGCAGGAAGGCCAGCGCCTAGCCCAAGTTTTTCAGATTAATTTGCACAGTCTCAAAGGTCCGTCCAACTATATCAAACTGGATGCCTTTGTGGCTAGTCTAGCAAAGGAAGACAGCAACCGTCTGGTTAATCGTTATAAAATGCAACTGCTGGTCTGGCTGACCCAGACAAAGACGGGTGACTTGGATGAAATCAAGCAAAAGCAACGCTTTGAGGCCTATTTTGACCAGATTCGCCATGATGGTGACCTCAGCCAGCACTCACCTTTTTGGAATTATGACTTTTGGAACCGCTCCTTTGAGCGGACCAAGCACTCGCGAGTCATTATTACCAACCACGCCTACTTTTTGACTCGGGTCGAGGATGATAAGGACTTCATCAGGAATCAGGTCTTAGTGGTTGATGAGGCCCAGAAGCTTTTCTTGAATTTGGAGCAGTTTTCCAGACGTCAGGTCAATCTCACTAGGGTTATGAAGGAGCTTCATAGTCATCTGGAAAATCCTGCCAGCCACTTACAAGGGCGGATAATGGAGAGCCTGCAATTTGAATTGTCCCAAGTCAGCCAAAACTATTATAAAAATCATCAGGTCAGTCTACAAAAAACTGCGGTCAACCAGATTCGCCAAGACTTAGCAGAGCTAGATGGCCATGATTTTCAGGAGCTCAAGGAAGCCTTTGCTCCTGTCTTTTCTGATTTTTGGCTCAGTCAAGATTGGTCGGCGGAACACCGTGTGACCAAGTTAAATAGTGCCCGCCTAGATTTTATGAATTTCCAAAAATTCTTACCTGAGACGGCAAAAACCTACTTTATTTCGGCCAGTCTAGATATTAGTGAGCGTCTTAGCCTGCCAGACTTGCTGGGCTTTGAGGCCTATGACTATCTCAATTTGACTCAGGAGCCGATTAGGGGTCAGAAAATCTGGCTGGATAGTTCCATGCCCAATATTCCTGACCTATCAGCCCAGACCTATGCGCAGAAGATTGCTAGGAGAATGTTGGACCTATCCCAGCTCAAGCAACCTATTTTGGTTCTGTTTAATGCCAAAAAGCCCATGTTTGATGTTTCTGAAAAGTTGGAACAAGCAGGTCTATCCCATCTCTGCCAGCACAAGAATGGTTCCGCAGCCAATGTCAAGCGACGCTTTGACAAGGGAGAAGCGGGAATACTCTTGGGTACCGGCTCTTTCTGGGAGGGAGTAGATTTTGCCAATCAGGACAGCCTGATTGAGGTGATTACCCGCCTGCCCTTTGATAATCCTGAGGACCCTTTTATCAAGAAGATTAATCGTCAACTTAGGGAGCAGGGCAAGCACCCCTTTTATGACTATAGTTTGCCGGTGACCATCTTGAGGCTCAAACAGGCTATCGGTCGTAGCAAACGCTGGGAGCAACAAAGGTCAGCTGTCATCATTTTGGACAAGCGAATTTTGACCAAGCATTATGGCTCTCTGATTTACCAGTCCCTGGCTCAAGAATTCCCCTTGGCAGAGGGAAAATTTAGCGGAATATTGCCAGAATTGGCTCATTTTTTCAAAAATATTTGA
- a CDS encoding esterase family protein, with amino-acid sequence MHFENRSQWSGELGREMYFNVYGHAGKPIIVFPSSGGSQNEYGDFGMIEACQEFIDRGLVKFYTPDSLDNESWLCEGKSPHDMALAHEAYDRYIVNELVPLIRYESDWQGPMMATGCSMGAFHAINFALRHPDLFDIAVAQSGVYDVRFFTGEYNGDPAVYYNSPLDYLWNQDDPWFLERYRQNAYIVSVGQGDWEAPHISDTMRLEDAFSSKGIPGWFDYWGNDVAHDWPWWRQQMPYFLGKLEEDGRI; translated from the coding sequence ATGCATTTTGAAAACAGAAGTCAATGGTCGGGGGAGCTCGGCCGTGAGATGTATTTTAATGTTTATGGCCATGCTGGAAAACCCATCATTGTCTTTCCTTCCTCTGGGGGGAGCCAAAATGAATATGGGGACTTCGGGATGATTGAGGCCTGTCAGGAATTTATTGACCGTGGTCTGGTCAAATTTTATACACCAGATTCGCTTGATAATGAGTCCTGGCTCTGTGAAGGAAAATCTCCTCATGATATGGCTCTAGCCCATGAGGCTTACGACCGCTATATCGTCAATGAACTAGTGCCTTTGATTCGCTATGAGTCAGACTGGCAGGGGCCTATGATGGCCACAGGTTGTTCAATGGGGGCCTTCCATGCCATCAATTTTGCCCTACGCCACCCAGACCTCTTTGATATTGCGGTTGCTCAGTCAGGTGTTTATGATGTTCGCTTCTTTACGGGGGAATACAATGGGGATCCTGCGGTATACTACAACTCACCTCTGGATTACCTCTGGAATCAGGATGACCCTTGGTTCTTGGAGCGCTATCGGCAGAATGCCTATATCGTCTCTGTCGGCCAAGGGGACTGGGAAGCTCCGCATATTTCTGACACCATGCGTTTGGAAGATGCTTTTTCTTCCAAGGGTATCCCAGGTTGGTTCGATTACTGGGGCAATGATGTTGCCCATGACTGGCCATGGTGGCGCCAACAAATGCCTTATTTCCTAGGAAAATTAGAAGAAGACGGCCGGATTTGA
- a CDS encoding bifunctional homocysteine S-methyltransferase/methylenetetrahydrofolate reductase: MSKLLDKLKTDILVADGAMGTLLYAEGLESCHAYYNISHPERILAIHKAYIDAGADIIQTNTYDAKRHRLKSFGYDNDVKQINQKAAEIARQAAGRNVFVLGTIGASRGLRQCDLSLEDIVKETVEQAQALLETEQLDGLLFETYYDREELEAVIKAIRPLTDLPLITNMALHEAGITEDGRPLVEALSHLVMLGADIVGLNCHLGPYHMIQSFKQVPLFAQSYLSAYPNASLLSFAGDDEKGQYRFSQNADYFEYCAQLFVEEGVRLIGGCCGTTPDHIRAIKRGIKNLKPVERKTITPLITEEELIDEIAKKETLADKAKKEVTIIAEIDPPKTLAIEKFIEGIKALDKKNIAAITLADNSLAKTRICNLSLASLLKNEIATPFLLHIACRDHNMIGLQSRLLGMDVLGFNQLLAITGDPTKIGDFPGATSVYDATSFKLLSLIKQLNHGKGYSGASLKRATHFTTAAAFNPNVRQLEKSNRLIERKIKAGADYFITQPIFSEEIIHQLGSLTKTYEQPFFIGIMPITSYNNAVFLHNEVPGIHLSEAFLEKLETVKDDKEACQAIALAESKKLIDCALEYFNGIYLITPFLRYDLTLDLIDYIQKRKP; encoded by the coding sequence ATGTCTAAATTACTAGATAAATTAAAAACTGATATCTTAGTGGCAGATGGTGCTATGGGCACCCTTCTTTATGCGGAAGGGCTGGAATCTTGCCATGCCTACTATAATATTAGTCACCCAGAACGTATTTTAGCCATTCATAAGGCTTATATTGATGCTGGTGCTGATATCATTCAGACTAATACTTATGATGCCAAACGCCACCGCCTTAAAAGTTTTGGCTATGACAATGATGTTAAGCAAATCAATCAAAAAGCAGCTGAGATCGCTCGTCAGGCTGCAGGAAGAAATGTTTTTGTTCTAGGGACGATAGGAGCTTCGCGAGGGCTAAGACAGTGCGATCTTAGCTTGGAAGATATTGTCAAAGAGACTGTTGAGCAGGCACAGGCACTATTAGAAACTGAGCAGCTGGATGGTTTACTGTTTGAAACTTACTATGATAGAGAAGAATTAGAGGCTGTCATAAAAGCGATAAGGCCATTGACGGATTTACCCTTGATAACCAATATGGCACTCCATGAAGCAGGCATCACAGAAGATGGTCGCCCCCTAGTGGAAGCCCTCAGCCATTTGGTCATGCTGGGTGCTGATATTGTTGGATTAAACTGCCACTTAGGACCTTACCACATGATTCAATCCTTCAAACAGGTTCCGCTTTTTGCACAAAGTTATCTGTCTGCTTATCCTAATGCCAGCCTTTTATCATTTGCTGGTGACGATGAAAAAGGCCAGTACCGTTTTAGTCAGAATGCAGATTATTTTGAATACTGCGCTCAGCTTTTTGTGGAAGAAGGGGTCCGTTTAATTGGCGGCTGCTGCGGAACGACCCCAGATCATATAAGAGCCATTAAACGCGGCATCAAAAATTTAAAGCCAGTTGAACGTAAGACTATTACCCCATTGATTACTGAAGAAGAACTCATTGATGAAATTGCTAAAAAAGAAACTTTGGCAGATAAGGCTAAAAAGGAAGTTACGATTATTGCTGAGATTGACCCACCAAAAACCTTGGCCATTGAAAAATTTATTGAAGGGATTAAAGCCTTAGATAAAAAGAATATTGCTGCTATTACTTTAGCAGACAATTCTTTAGCCAAAACACGCATTTGTAATCTTAGTCTTGCTTCCCTACTAAAAAATGAAATAGCAACGCCATTTTTACTCCATATCGCTTGTCGCGATCATAACATGATAGGTTTGCAGTCACGCTTGTTGGGAATGGATGTGTTGGGGTTCAATCAACTTCTGGCTATTACAGGAGATCCCACAAAAATTGGTGATTTTCCCGGAGCTACTAGTGTTTATGATGCTACCAGTTTTAAATTACTATCCCTAATTAAACAATTAAATCACGGAAAAGGCTATAGTGGAGCCAGTTTGAAAAGGGCAACCCATTTTACAACGGCGGCAGCTTTTAATCCCAATGTTCGTCAGCTCGAAAAAAGCAATCGCCTTATTGAACGTAAAATTAAAGCAGGAGCAGATTATTTTATTACACAACCTATTTTTAGTGAAGAAATTATCCATCAACTGGGAAGTTTAACAAAAACTTATGAACAGCCTTTTTTCATCGGCATTATGCCTATAACATCCTATAACAATGCTGTTTTTCTCCATAATGAAGTACCGGGAATTCATTTGTCAGAAGCCTTTCTGGAAAAGCTAGAAACTGTTAAAGATGACAAAGAAGCCTGTCAGGCAATTGCTTTGGCAGAAAGCAAGAAATTAATCGACTGCGCTTTAGAGTATTTTAATGGAATCTATCTGATTACGCCTTTTCTACGCTATGATTTAACCTTGGATTTAATTGACTATATTCAAAAAAGAAAACCCTAA
- a CDS encoding ATP-grasp domain-containing protein, with the protein MTRPLNFVMISPHFPTNFEPFAHRLRANGFNTLGIADTPYEELSDSLKTALTEYYRVDNMEDYDQVYRAVAYFAHKYGRIDRIESHNEYWLELDARLRTDFNVFGYKNDDMLSIKTKRQMKEIFRQTGIKVARGEVFHSDDEARNLAKELGFPVIIKPNSGVGASDTYKIKSQAELEDFLGHQTPNVEYVMEEFIDGDIITFDGLTDHDGNIVFYSGLEYSEAVLDTLDHDNDMFYYIPRKFSPELIELGKQCVKAFNVKERFFHFEFFRVKKTKDLMALEINCRPPGGLTIDMWDYADDFDIFDQYAKIVRDNQFTADVQHRYNVVYISRKANRNYAHSLEDIQAHFGDKIILIQSVPGVFAQIMGEVGILARTQTMDELRELVGYAQEKRRN; encoded by the coding sequence ATGACAAGACCCTTAAATTTTGTAATGATTTCCCCCCATTTCCCAACGAACTTTGAACCCTTTGCCCACCGCCTAAGGGCCAATGGTTTTAATACGTTGGGAATTGCGGATACTCCCTATGAGGAACTGAGTGACAGCTTGAAAACTGCTTTAACCGAATATTACCGTGTGGACAATATGGAGGATTACGATCAAGTCTACCGAGCAGTAGCCTACTTTGCCCATAAGTATGGTCGTATTGACCGCATCGAGTCCCACAATGAATATTGGCTGGAGTTAGACGCCCGTTTGCGGACAGACTTTAATGTTTTTGGTTATAAAAATGACGATATGCTGTCCATTAAGACCAAACGGCAAATGAAGGAAATTTTCCGCCAAACTGGTATTAAGGTTGCCCGCGGAGAGGTTTTTCACAGTGATGATGAGGCACGCAACTTGGCTAAGGAACTGGGCTTTCCGGTTATTATCAAGCCCAATTCAGGAGTAGGAGCTTCTGACACCTATAAGATTAAGTCGCAAGCTGAACTGGAGGATTTCTTAGGCCATCAGACGCCTAATGTTGAGTATGTCATGGAAGAATTTATTGATGGTGATATTATCACCTTTGATGGTTTAACTGACCATGATGGTAACATCGTCTTTTACTCTGGCTTAGAATACTCTGAGGCTGTTCTGGATACCTTAGATCATGATAATGATATGTTCTACTATATTCCGAGGAAATTTTCACCGGAGTTGATTGAACTAGGAAAGCAGTGTGTCAAGGCATTCAACGTAAAAGAACGTTTCTTCCACTTTGAATTCTTCCGTGTCAAGAAAACCAAAGATCTCATGGCCCTTGAAATCAACTGCCGTCCGCCAGGTGGATTGACCATTGATATGTGGGACTATGCAGATGATTTTGATATCTTTGACCAGTATGCCAAGATTGTACGGGACAATCAATTTACCGCTGATGTTCAGCATCGTTATAATGTGGTTTATATCTCTCGTAAGGCCAATCGTAATTATGCTCATAGCTTAGAAGATATTCAAGCCCATTTTGGTGATAAGATTATTTTGATCCAGTCTGTTCCAGGTGTCTTCGCTCAAATCATGGGAGAAGTTGGTATCTTAGCTAGAACCCAAACGATGGATGAGCTTAGAGAATTAGTCGGCTATGCCCAAGAGAAACGTCGCAATTAG
- a CDS encoding DUF5590 domain-containing protein, protein MQEPKKRHFWRYFFSILGLVMLIIALTTVFLIGAIRPHKQAQSQAIQTAKEYADFSSITRVEQYNGREVFYTVFGKDKSGQKIMVTINKAHAGQVYVYQASQGISAKDAQKIARSKGAKTIQKTTFGMAKGVPIWEVRSNGLYYLIDFKSGDLIQREGL, encoded by the coding sequence ATGCAAGAGCCTAAAAAAAGACATTTTTGGCGGTATTTTTTCAGTATTTTAGGGCTGGTAATGCTTATCATTGCCTTGACAACGGTCTTTTTAATTGGAGCCATCAGACCCCACAAGCAAGCCCAAAGTCAGGCCATTCAGACGGCTAAGGAATACGCGGACTTCAGTAGCATAACTAGGGTTGAACAGTACAATGGCAGGGAGGTCTTCTACACGGTCTTTGGCAAGGATAAATCTGGCCAAAAGATCATGGTTACCATTAATAAGGCCCACGCTGGTCAGGTCTATGTCTATCAGGCTAGCCAGGGTATTAGCGCCAAGGATGCTCAGAAAATTGCTAGGTCCAAGGGAGCTAAGACCATCCAAAAGACAACCTTCGGCATGGCCAAGGGAGTTCCCATTTGGGAGGTCCGTTCCAATGGTCTTTACTACCTCATCGACTTTAAATCCGGTGATTTGATTCAAAGGGAGGGCTTATGA